A stretch of Triticum aestivum cultivar Chinese Spring chromosome 1D, IWGSC CS RefSeq v2.1, whole genome shotgun sequence DNA encodes these proteins:
- the LOC123169229 gene encoding protein trichome birefringence-like 33 — MVKAPLHSSSSAAAAAATFSLVAKKARLSPFILLSLLFMLLFSFLYGEELAALIGRRASRNWAHLDVSVNREHQQPPGGSGVEDGWQRKKKRWQGKLAFAVNDEDEDEECDVFSGSWVRDEEAHPLYREEECPYIQPQLTCQAQGRPDRGYQSWRWQPHDCTLPAFNPTQMLETLRGKRMMFVGDSLNRGQFTSMVCLLQSAIPSPEAKSFEMSPDQQHTVFTAREYNATVEFYWAPFLLQSNADDAVVHKISDRMVRNGSIAHHGRHWEGADVLVFNTYLWWCTGLRFRVVNGPIAGAREEDAAWVSTEEAYGMAFRDMLQWVRDNMDFNTTRVFFTSMSPTHGKSQDWGGAAGGNCYNETAMIEDAGYWGTDGRRSVMRVIGEILDGDGADVPLTFLNVTQLSMYRKDAHTSIYKKQWNPLTPEQVADPRTYADCVHWCLPGLQDTWNELLYSKLFYP; from the exons ATGGTGAAGGCGCCTCTCCACTCCTCgtcctcggccgccgccgccgcggccaccttCTCGCTGGTCGCCAAGAAGGCGCGGCTCTCGCCCTTCATCCTGCTGTCGCTGCTCTTCATgctcctcttctccttcctctacgGGGAAGAGCTCGCGGCGCTCATCGGCCGGCGAGCTAGTCGAAACTGGGCACACCTCGACGTCAGCGTCAACCGCGAGCATCAGCAGCCGCCCG GTGGATCGGGGGTGGAGGATGggtggcagaggaagaagaagaggtggcaGGGGAAGCTGGCGTTCGCGGTGaatgacgaggacgaggacgaggagtgCGACGTGTTCTCGGGGAGCTGGGTGCGGGACGAGGAGGCGCACCCGCTGTACCGGGAGGAGGAGTGCCCCTACATCCAGCCGCAGCTCACCTGCCAGGCGCAGGGCCGCCCCGACAGGGGCTACCAGTCCTGGCGATGGCAGCCGCACGACTGCACCCTCCCCGC GTTCAACCCGACGCAGATGCTGGAGACGCTGCGGGGCAAGCGGATGATGTTCGTGGGCGACTCGCTGAACCGCGGGCAGTTCACGTCCATGGTGTGCCTCCTCCAGTCCGCCATCCCGTCGCCGGAGGCCAAGTCCTTCGAGATGTCCCCCGACCAGCAGCACACCGTGTTCACCGCCAGGGAGTACAACGCGACGGTGGAGTTCTACTGGGCGCCCTTCCTGCTGCAGTCCAACGCGGACGACGCCGTGGTGCACAAGATCTCCGACCGCATGGTGCGCAACGGCTCCATCGCCCACCACGGCCGCCACTGGGAGGGCGCCGACGTCCTGGTCTTCAACACCTACCTCTGGTGGTGCACCGGCCTGCGCTTCAGGGTCGTGAACGGGCCGATCGCGGGGGCCAGGGAGGAGGACGCGGCGTGGGTGTCGACCGAGGAGGCCTACGGCATGGCGTTCCGCGACATGCTGCAGTGGGTGAGGGACAACATGGACTTCAACACCACCAGGGTCTTCTTCACCAGCATGTCGCCCACCCACGGCAAGAGCCAGGACTGGGGGGGCGCGGCGGGGGGCAACTGCTACAACGAGACGGCGATGATCGAGGACGCCGGGTACTGGGGCACGGACGGGCGGCGGAGCGTGATGCGGGTGATCGGGGAGATCCTCGACGGCGACGGTGCCGACGTGCCGCTCACCTTCCTCAACGTCACGCAGCTTTCCATGTACCGCAAGGACGCGCACACCTCCATCTACAAGAAGCAGTGGAACCCGCTGACGCCGGAGCAGGTCGCCGACCCCAGGACCTACGCCGACTGCGTCCACTGGTGCCTCCCGGGGCTCCAGGACACGTGGAACGAACTCCTCTACTCCAAGCTCTTCTACCCTTGA